GCGAACACCTCCACGACACGGTCCACCGCTCCATCGGACTGGTGACCGCGCTCGCCCCGTACATCGGCTACGCCGCCGGTACCGCCCTCGCCCGTCAGGCCCTGGACACCGGCCGAGCCGTCAGGGATCTCGCCGCCGAAGCCGGCCTGCTCACCACCGATCAACTGGAAGCGATCCTGCGGCCCGAGAACCTCACCGGGCACTCCGCCCAGCCGTCGACAGCAGCCGCTCGGTGAAGCAAGCAATCGGATTGCCCTATCCAGTTTCGTGGTACGGTGGCCGGGAACCGGATAGCCCTATCCGAATCATGAAAACGGATAGGGCTATCCATACTCTTCGGCTTCCTCTGCCCTGTCTTCCACGAAAGGACTTGCTGTGACCAGCATCGCCATAGTCGGAGCCGGCCCCCAGCTGGGCCTGGCCATCGCCCGCGCCTTCGGCTCCCACGGCCTCGACATCGCCCTGATCTCCCGCAACCGCGACAAGCTCGACGGGCTCGTCGGCAAGCTCACCGCCGAGGGCGTCACCGCCGCCGCGTTCCCGGCGGACGTGCTCGACCGCGACGCGCTCACCCAGGCGCTCAAGGACGCCGCCACCCGGTTCGGTGGCATCGACGTGCTGGAGTACTCCCCGGTGGGAACGTTCGGCTCCACCGTTCTGACCACTCCGGCCGACACCGACCCCTCGCATGTGCAGCAGGAGATGGAGTTCCAGCTGTACGGGGCCATCGCCGCCACGAAGGCGGTGCTGCCCGCGATGCGCGAGGCCGGCGCGGGCACCCTGCTCTACACCACCGGCGCCGGCTCCATCGACCCCGTGCCGCAGGTCGGCAACGTCAACGCCGCCGCCGCGGCCCTGCGCAACTGGGCGATCAACCTGCACAAGGAACTGGACGGCACCGGCATCCAGGCCGCCCACGTCGGCATCGACGTGTCGATCGGCATGTCGGTCGTCCCCGGATTCCCGACGGCCCGGCCCGAGCAGATCTCCCCCGTCTACTGGGAACTGCACACCACGAAGCGGGACCAGGCCGAGCTCGTGTTCAGCCTCTGACATCGGACCGACTTCGTGATCCGCCCCTCCTCGAACCTTGCATCGCTCCGATGGCCGTCGCCCCCCGAGGTCAGGTGCTCGTGCCTGTCGGCGGGGCGGTGGGGCCTGCCGGGCTGTTGCGGAGCATGGCCTGGTAGAGAGCGGCGTGCTCGGGCGAGGCGGGCAGCGGGCCGCGCGCGGGGGCCTCCAGGGACTGGATCGTCAGGGCGACGACGCGTCGCCAGGCGTCGGGAGCGGCATCGCCGCAGGCGTTGACGACGCCGGCGTTGGCCATGTGGATCAGTACGAGGTCCGAGGGGTCGAAGTCCTCGCGCAGCCGGCCGGTGGCCTTGGCTCGGTCGATGAGCCGCACCATGCCCTCGTACGCCTCATTGCGGCGCTCCTCCATGGCCTTGGCGGTGGGGAAGGTCATGGTCAGCACGTCGGCGAAGCCGTAGTCGGCGGCCTGCATCGCGCAGGCGGCCTCGATGTAGCCGGTGAAACCGTGCCAGGGGTCGGGGTCGTCGAGGGCGACGGCGACCGCGTCGGCGTAGGCGCTCATACGGTCGGAGAAGACGGCGGCGACCAGCTCCTCCTTCGCGGGGAAGTGGCGGAGGATGGTGGCGATCCCCACTCCGGCCTCGCGGGCCACGGAGGCCATGGAGGCGTTCAGGCCGTCGCGCCCCAACACCGTGCGCCCGGCGGCGATGATCCGCGCCCGGTTGCGCTCGGCGTCGCTGCGCAGCGGTGGGGCGGCGCGGTTGTCGGGGTGCGGGGTGCCAGGCTTCATGCCGACCAGTCTAGCAATCGGATAGGGCTATCCGATTCCAGTGCCATGCTGATTCGGCAAGCGCACTCGCCGTCGGAGTGCGGCGGGGCGGCGGCCACCCCGCCGCACTCTCCTCGGGGCCGGGGCGCTCGGCGGATCAGTCCTCGGGCAGGAGCCATCCGATGTGCAGTTCTTTCGCGCCGGGGCGGAACGTCTGCATGAGCTCGGCGCGCTCGGGGTCGTTTTCGGGGAGGCTGTCGGCGAGGAGGGCCTGCGCGGCGAGCGTCTGGGGCCGGGCGCCGAGCGCGGCGCGCAGGTGGAGTGAGCGGCGCAGCATCGCGATCCGCTCGGCGGGCTCCTTGTGCGGTGCGAGGTGCCGGATGATGTAGGACTCGAAGTAGCCGTCGCCGGACTTCGTCGCGATCTCGAGAGCTGTCTCGTAGCGCGGGAGGGCGCCCGCCGGGTCCTCGTCGATGTTGTCCAGCAGGACGGCCCAGTGGTACTCGGCCCAACCGCGCAGCTTCTCGTCGCCGCTCTCCACCGCCGCGCGGTAGCCGGCCTCGGCCACGGCGCGGTCGTCGGCGCGGGGGTCGCGCTGGAACAGCAGGCGGCTGTAGGCCAGTCGCGCCGTGAGCAGGTGCGCGGTCGGCGATGCGGGATCGAGCGCCGCGACCGCCTTCTCGGCCTCCTCATGGCCCTCGATCCGGAAGAACCAGCGGTCGACGGCGATCTCCGCGCGCAGCTCGGGCTCGGCGTCCGGGCCCAAGGCGGCGAGCGCGGCGTCCCACTCCCCGAGCAGCTGCAGACGGCGGGCTATGTAGGTGTCATCAGGTAACATGGCACCTACAATAAGAAGCGGCGATGTAGGTGGTCAAGTGCAATACGGTGACTACATTGGAAACGTGACGCGGTTGGCCGTCGAGCTGGCCAATACCGGGACCCTCGACCAGCACGGCGAACTGGTCGCCGCGTTCTTCGCAGAGCACGAGGTCACTCCGCCGCCGGGCGGCGACTACGGCGAGCTGCCGGACCTCGTGCGCACGGCCCTGGCGCAGTCGGTCGACGGCGCCGCCCCCGAGGCCGTGCACCGCCTGCTGCGCGACTATCCGCCGGAAATGCACCTGTCCGACCACGACGGCCTCGGCGGCTGGCACATTCACTTCAGCCGCAACGGCACCCCGGCCAAGCGCTGGGTCGGCCAGCAGATCGCCGCCAAGCTCGCCCTGGTCGCGGCCGGGGATCCGGCGGTGACGCTGGGGCGGTGCGCCGCGGCCGGGTGCGGAAACTACTTCGTGGACCAGTCACGGAACCGGACGCGCCGGTTCTGCTCCAACGCGTGTGCGAGCCGGACGACGGTCGCGGCTTATCGGGCCCGGGCGGCGAAAGACTCCTAGCAGAGTCTGTTGTGGAGTCGTCGCCGGCCGTCGATCGGTTCGGTGATGCCGCCCCGACGTCGGCTGCGGCCGCCCGTCCCGTCGACTCTCTGCTCCGGTGCCTGGAGGGGGAGCCCTGGTTCGGCCCGCTGAACCGAGCGTCCCCGGAATCCTGGCAGGCCTCGGCCGGGACTCCACCGCAAGTGACGGCTCGCCCGGGCTCGTCCACGGGAACCAGAAAAGATTCGGACGGCGATGTCGAGAACCCGTGTCCGGCTCCGTCCCAGCGGTGAACGCGACCAAAATAGGCCGCACCAGCACTGAGGAGAACCACGATGGCCAAGTACCTGCTGCTCAAGCACTACCGAGGTGCCCCGGCTGCGGTCAACGACGTGCCCATGGACCAGTGGACGCAGGAGGAGATCTCCGCGCACATCCAGTACATGAACGACTTCGCGGCCCGGCTGGAGGGTACCGGCGAGTTCGTCGACGGTCAGGCGCTCGCCCCCGAGGGGACGTTCGTCCGGTACGACGGAGAGGGCCGCCCGCCGGTCACCGACGGCCCGTTCGCCGAGACCAAGGACCTCATCGCCGGCTGGATGGTGATCGACGTCGACAGCTACGAGCGCGCCGTCGAACTGGCCGGGGAACTGTCGGCAGCCCCCGGGGCGGGCGGGAAGCCGATCCACGAGTGGCTCGAGCTGCGCCCGTTCCTGACCGCACCCCCCACCATCACGGAGTGAGTCCTGAAGTGAACGAGGTCCTGCTCCGCAGCCTCACGCCGAGCGTGCTCGGGATCCTCGTCCGCCGCGGAGCCGACTTCGCGGCGGCCGAGGACGCCGTACAGGACGCGCTGGTGGAGGCGGTCCGCGTCTGGCCGGCCGACCCTCCGCGGGATGCGAAGGGCTGGCTGGTCACCGTGGCCTGGCGCCGGTTCCTCGACCAGGCGCGGGCGGACACCGCCCGCCGCCGACGTGAGGACCGCCTCGACGAGGAGCCGGCCCCCGGACCCGCGCCCGCCGTGGACGACACCCTCCAGCTCTACTTCCTGTGCGCCCACCCGTCGCTGACGCCGTCGTCCGCGGTCGCCCTCACGCTGCGCGCCGTCGGAGGGCTCACCACCCGCCAGATCGCCCAGGCCTACCTCGTGCCCGAGGCCACCATGGCCCAGCGGATCAGCCGGGCCAAGCGCACCGTCTCCGGCGTGCGCTTCGACCAGCCCGGCGACGTCGCCACCGTGCTGCGCGTCCTCTACCTGGTCTTCAACGAGGGCTACTCCGGCGACGTCGACCTCGCCGCCGAGGCCATCCGCCTCACCCGCCGGCTCGCGGCCCAGATCGACCATCCCGAGGTGGCCGGACTGCTCGCCCTCATGCTGCTGCACCACGCCCGGCGCGCCGCCCGCACCACACCCGACGGCAGCCTGGTGCCGCTCGCCGAGCAGGACCGCGGCCGGTGGGACACGAAGCTGATCGCCGAGGGCGTCGGGATCCTGCAGGCGGCCCTCGCCCGCGACCGGCTGGGCGAGTTCCAGGCCCAGGCCGCCATCGCCGCGCTCCACGCCGACGCGCCCACCACCGAGGAGACCGACTGGGTGCAGATCGTCGAGTGGTACGACGAACTCGCGCGCCTGACCGACAGCCCGGTCGTCCGGCTCAACCGCGCGGTGGCCGTCGGCGAGGCCGACGGACCGCGCGCCGGGCTGGCCGCGCTCGCGGCGCTGGACGACTCGCTGCCCCGCCACACCGCGGTGGCGGCCTACCTCCACGAACGCGACGGCGACCTGACGACGGCGGCACGGCTGTACGCCGAGGCGGCCCACAAGGCGCCCGACCTCGCCGAACGCGACCACCTGACCCGCCAGGCCGCCCGCCTCAACGCCCGCCGCAGTCACTGACGGGTCGCGCCCGGTTGTGTACGGCGTCGGCGCGCATCGGCCGGCCGGTCTGTGCGCATCGTCCGCCCGCCGCGGCCATTCCCGGCAGCGGGAGTCGGGCCGGCGCGGCGGAGCTCATGGCCTGCGGCTTCACGCGGGGCGTAGCGCCTGCGGCTTCACGCGGGGCGTAGCGCCTCCAGTTGCTGCGCGAACGGTACGACGGCGACGTCATCCGCCGTCGTCCGGGCGGCGGAACCCGCCCGCCCGCGCATCAGCCCGGCCAGCTCGCCGGCCGCGCGCACGATCCGGTGGGGGAGCGTGTCGGTGAGGGGGTCGCCGTTGCCGCCCCAGTCCTCGGAGGCCGCGTACTCGGCGACGCCGGTGAGCTGACCCTCACGTTCTCCTTCCGCATCGTCGTCGACGGAGTGGAGGCGGGCGGCGCCGAGGGGAGGGAGTTCGCCGCGCACATGGAGGCCGACTACCTCGACGCGGTGTGGACGACGCTTGAGGCCGTACGGGACCGGGTCGCCGGCGCCACCACCGGAATCTCGGCCTGAGGGAGCCTGCCATGCCCACAGAGTTCGCCGCCAAGGTGTTCGCCCTGGTCGACGCCACCGATGCCGCCGGCTTCAGTCGGCTGTTCACCCCGCAGGGCCGTATGCGCTTCGGGAACAACGAGCCGATGGTGGGCCCCGAGGAGATAGCGGCCGGAGTCGGTGGCTTCTTCGGCACCGTCAAGGGGCCGCGGCACACCGTAGTCCGTGAGTGGTACGCCGGTGCGGACGCCGTCATCGAGGAACTGGTCGACTACTACCGGCTGGACGGAGAAACGGTCACCATCCCGGCCGCCACCCTGTGGCACGTCGACGAGACCGGCCTCATCGACGACTTCCGCGTCTACTTCGACCTCGCTCCGCTCTTCTCCTGAGCGCTTGGACGCTTGGACGCTTGGTTGCTTCGCGTGCTTCGGTGCTGTGCGCGCTCGGCTGCTTTGCATACTTGAGCCGTTGAACTGTCGACGTATCCGAAGGTGGATACAGTCTCGGATCCGCCCGGGCTCGGGCGATGGCCTGTCGGCGGGTCATCGCCGGGTCCGGGCTTCTGCGCACCCATATTGGATACACCTCTTGGGTACACTCCCGGCGTGAGCAGGAATACGAGCGAATCGTCGGAAGAGCCGGAACCAGGCGGGCCCGTGAGCGTGGTCGACGGTACTCCGGCACCCGGCGCGGGTCCCGAGGCGGCCCCGGGCGGACGCCGGATGGCTCTCGACGTGCACAGCCGACTGCGGGGGATGATCCTCAGCGGCGAACTGCCGCCGGGCTCGGCGCTGCTCCAGGCGGAGATGGCCCGAAAACTGGGCGTCAGCCGGACTCCGATGCGCGAGGCGTTCCGGCTCCTGCAGGAAGAGGGCCTCATCGATGCCCGGCCCGACCAGCGGGCCCGTGTACGCGCGGTGGACCCCCAGGACCTGGACGGGGTGTACGGAGCCCGCATCATGCTGGAGGCTCTGGCCGTGACGACGACGGCGAAGACGCTCACCGGCGAGGACCTCGACCGCATGAGCGAGCTGCTGGAGCGGATGAAGGCCCTCGCGGACGAGGAGAAGCCGGACGAGTGGTATGCCGCGCACCGCGAGTTCCACGGCGTGGCCACCCAGGCCGTCGGGCCGCAGCT
This window of the Streptomyces sp. NBC_01275 genome carries:
- a CDS encoding RNA polymerase sigma factor, with amino-acid sequence MNEVLLRSLTPSVLGILVRRGADFAAAEDAVQDALVEAVRVWPADPPRDAKGWLVTVAWRRFLDQARADTARRRREDRLDEEPAPGPAPAVDDTLQLYFLCAHPSLTPSSAVALTLRAVGGLTTRQIAQAYLVPEATMAQRISRAKRTVSGVRFDQPGDVATVLRVLYLVFNEGYSGDVDLAAEAIRLTRRLAAQIDHPEVAGLLALMLLHHARRAARTTPDGSLVPLAEQDRGRWDTKLIAEGVGILQAALARDRLGEFQAQAAIAALHADAPTTEETDWVQIVEWYDELARLTDSPVVRLNRAVAVGEADGPRAGLAALAALDDSLPRHTAVAAYLHERDGDLTTAARLYAEAAHKAPDLAERDHLTRQAARLNARRSH
- a CDS encoding nuclear transport factor 2 family protein, whose protein sequence is MPTEFAAKVFALVDATDAAGFSRLFTPQGRMRFGNNEPMVGPEEIAAGVGGFFGTVKGPRHTVVREWYAGADAVIEELVDYYRLDGETVTIPAATLWHVDETGLIDDFRVYFDLAPLFS
- a CDS encoding TetR/AcrR family transcriptional regulator, encoding MKPGTPHPDNRAAPPLRSDAERNRARIIAAGRTVLGRDGLNASMASVAREAGVGIATILRHFPAKEELVAAVFSDRMSAYADAVAVALDDPDPWHGFTGYIEAACAMQAADYGFADVLTMTFPTAKAMEERRNEAYEGMVRLIDRAKATGRLREDFDPSDLVLIHMANAGVVNACGDAAPDAWRRVVALTIQSLEAPARGPLPASPEHAALYQAMLRNSPAGPTAPPTGTST
- a CDS encoding SDR family oxidoreductase, with the protein product MTSIAIVGAGPQLGLAIARAFGSHGLDIALISRNRDKLDGLVGKLTAEGVTAAAFPADVLDRDALTQALKDAATRFGGIDVLEYSPVGTFGSTVLTTPADTDPSHVQQEMEFQLYGAIAATKAVLPAMREAGAGTLLYTTGAGSIDPVPQVGNVNAAAAALRNWAINLHKELDGTGIQAAHVGIDVSIGMSVVPGFPTARPEQISPVYWELHTTKRDQAELVFSL
- a CDS encoding GntR family transcriptional regulator produces the protein MSVVDGTPAPGAGPEAAPGGRRMALDVHSRLRGMILSGELPPGSALLQAEMARKLGVSRTPMREAFRLLQEEGLIDARPDQRARVRAVDPQDLDGVYGARIMLEALAVTTTAKTLTGEDLDRMSELLERMKALADEEKPDEWYAAHREFHGVATQAVGPQLRRTLSSHAEHSERYIRLAQLGVPGSRARAHKEHEALLAALKANDAAEAARVVAGHLARTALSVLADVAPEYEPVTTRTALRLVGAGQA
- a CDS encoding YciI family protein: MAKYLLLKHYRGAPAAVNDVPMDQWTQEEISAHIQYMNDFAARLEGTGEFVDGQALAPEGTFVRYDGEGRPPVTDGPFAETKDLIAGWMVIDVDSYERAVELAGELSAAPGAGGKPIHEWLELRPFLTAPPTITE
- a CDS encoding CGNR zinc finger domain-containing protein; amino-acid sequence: MTRLAVELANTGTLDQHGELVAAFFAEHEVTPPPGGDYGELPDLVRTALAQSVDGAAPEAVHRLLRDYPPEMHLSDHDGLGGWHIHFSRNGTPAKRWVGQQIAAKLALVAAGDPAVTLGRCAAAGCGNYFVDQSRNRTRRFCSNACASRTTVAAYRARAAKDS